The Streptomyces luteogriseus genome includes a window with the following:
- a CDS encoding flavin-containing monooxygenase produces the protein MPPTPQRDFDAPTIVIGAGPYGLAAAALLNRSGEPAVILERSDRVGASWAQRYDHLRLHTTPSTSKLPGLSVPRQAGRWVSRDDYVRYLEGYVVHHRLDVRVATPVQRVERAEPDSNAQWLVHTPDGPVATGAVVVATGRCHTPNVPDWPGRSTFTGTLLHSAHYRSPAPYRGQHVLVVGAGNSGTEIASVLAGAGAERVRIAVRTPPNILPRSSARWHAAGRLTEALPLAWRDRTSLLTQRLAVPDLTSRGLPRPRTGLYTRNAREGANPVLDHGFVDAVRSGQIEPVPAVQAFDGPDVVLADGTRLRPDTVIAATGYRPNLHDLVGSLGVLDEDGQPLAVGARNHPAAPRLYFAGYTNPLTGVLRQAGIEARAITQACRREKARATRFIPQLDARTVDAPGKGPAPS, from the coding sequence ATGCCCCCGACGCCACAACGAGACTTCGATGCTCCCACGATCGTGATCGGAGCCGGCCCCTACGGCCTGGCGGCCGCCGCGTTGCTGAACCGCTCCGGAGAGCCGGCCGTGATCCTGGAAAGATCGGACCGCGTGGGAGCGAGCTGGGCGCAGCGCTATGACCACCTGCGTCTGCACACCACTCCCAGCACGTCGAAACTCCCCGGCCTGTCGGTGCCGCGCCAGGCAGGCCGATGGGTGAGCCGGGACGACTACGTGCGCTACCTGGAGGGTTACGTCGTCCATCACCGACTCGACGTCCGGGTGGCCACCCCGGTGCAGCGCGTCGAGCGGGCCGAGCCAGATTCGAATGCACAGTGGCTGGTCCATACCCCGGACGGCCCGGTGGCCACTGGCGCGGTCGTGGTGGCCACCGGCCGCTGCCACACCCCGAACGTCCCCGACTGGCCCGGGCGTTCGACTTTCACCGGCACGCTGCTGCACTCGGCCCACTACCGCTCCCCGGCCCCCTACCGCGGGCAGCACGTCCTGGTGGTCGGCGCCGGTAACAGCGGTACCGAGATCGCGAGCGTCCTGGCCGGAGCCGGAGCCGAACGGGTACGGATCGCGGTCCGTACCCCACCCAACATCCTGCCCCGCTCCAGCGCCCGATGGCATGCGGCCGGCCGGCTGACGGAGGCCCTCCCACTCGCGTGGCGCGACCGCACCTCCCTGCTCACGCAACGTCTCGCGGTGCCCGACCTCACCTCGCGGGGACTGCCCCGGCCCCGCACCGGCCTGTACACGCGCAATGCCCGCGAAGGGGCCAACCCCGTGCTCGACCACGGCTTCGTGGACGCCGTCCGGTCCGGGCAGATCGAGCCGGTCCCGGCCGTCCAGGCGTTCGACGGCCCCGACGTGGTACTGGCCGACGGCACACGCCTGCGACCCGACACCGTCATCGCCGCCACGGGGTACCGGCCCAACCTTCACGACCTGGTCGGGTCCCTGGGCGTACTCGACGAGGACGGGCAACCCCTCGCCGTAGGGGCACGGAACCACCCCGCAGCCCCGCGTCTCTACTTCGCCGGATACACCAATCCCCTCACGGGTGTCCTTCGACAGGCAGGCATCGAGGCGCGTGCCATCACCCAAGCGTGCCGCCGCGAGAAGGCGCGGGCGACCCGATTCATCCCCCAGCTTGACGCCCGCACCGTCGACGCCCCCGGCAAAGGGCCCGCTCCGAGCTGA
- a CDS encoding ribonuclease J: protein MSHPHPELKAAPPLPEGGLRVIALGGLGEIGRNMTVFEHAGKLLIVDCGVLFPEETQPGVDVILPDFTSIRDRLDDIVAVVLTHGHEDHIGGVPYLLRERSDIPVVGSKLTLAFLEAKLKEHGIRPRTVRVREGDRRGFGPYDCEFVAVNHSIPDSLAVAIRTRAGMVLHTGDFKMDQFPLDDRITDLRAFARLGEEGVDLFLTDSTNAEVPGFTTSERELNPAIEQVMRTAPRRVIVSSFASHVHRIQQVLDAAHAHGRKVAFVGRSMVRNMGIARDLGYLKVPSGLVVSTKELEKLPDHKITLVCTGSQGEPMAALSRMANRDHQIRIGKGDTVLLASSLIPGNENAIYRVINGLTRWGAHVVHKGNAKVHVSGHASAGELVYCYNIVKPRNVMPVHGEWRHLRANADLAIRTGVDPERVVIAEDGVVVDLVDGRASITGKVPAGNVYVDGMEVGGATEASLKDRLALAAEGVVTVVAIVDADTGALAEAPDFLARGFVHDDATFEPVVPVIEMTLATAAEEGVGDAHQLEQLVARAVANWAFRTHRRKPLIIPVIIDA from the coding sequence ATGAGTCATCCGCACCCCGAGCTGAAAGCCGCACCGCCCCTTCCCGAAGGAGGGCTGCGGGTCATCGCCCTGGGCGGCCTGGGTGAGATCGGCCGCAACATGACCGTCTTCGAACACGCGGGCAAGCTGCTCATCGTCGACTGCGGTGTGCTGTTCCCCGAGGAGACCCAGCCCGGCGTGGACGTGATCCTGCCGGACTTCACCTCGATCCGGGACCGGCTGGACGACATCGTGGCCGTGGTCCTCACCCACGGCCACGAGGACCACATCGGCGGCGTGCCGTACCTGCTGCGCGAACGGTCCGACATCCCCGTCGTCGGCTCCAAGCTGACGCTGGCGTTCCTGGAGGCCAAGCTCAAGGAGCACGGCATCCGGCCGCGCACGGTGCGGGTGCGGGAGGGCGACCGGCGTGGCTTCGGGCCCTACGACTGCGAGTTCGTGGCGGTCAACCACTCCATCCCCGACAGCCTCGCGGTCGCGATCCGCACCCGGGCCGGGATGGTGCTGCACACCGGCGACTTCAAGATGGACCAGTTCCCTCTGGACGACCGGATCACCGATCTGCGCGCCTTCGCCCGCCTCGGCGAGGAGGGCGTGGACCTGTTCCTCACCGACTCCACCAATGCCGAAGTTCCCGGCTTCACCACCTCCGAGCGCGAGCTGAACCCGGCGATCGAGCAGGTGATGCGCACGGCGCCGCGGCGGGTGATCGTCTCCAGCTTCGCCAGCCATGTGCACCGCATCCAGCAGGTTCTGGACGCCGCTCACGCGCACGGCCGCAAGGTGGCCTTCGTCGGCCGGTCGATGGTCCGCAACATGGGCATCGCACGCGACCTGGGCTATCTGAAGGTCCCATCCGGTCTGGTCGTGAGCACCAAGGAGCTGGAGAAGCTCCCCGACCACAAGATCACCCTGGTGTGCACCGGATCCCAGGGCGAACCGATGGCCGCCCTGTCCCGGATGGCCAACCGCGACCACCAGATCCGCATCGGCAAGGGCGACACCGTCCTGCTCGCCAGCTCCCTCATCCCCGGCAACGAGAACGCCATCTACCGCGTGATCAACGGACTCACCCGGTGGGGCGCCCACGTGGTCCACAAGGGCAACGCCAAGGTGCACGTCTCCGGGCATGCCAGCGCCGGCGAACTCGTCTACTGCTACAACATCGTCAAACCCCGCAACGTCATGCCCGTGCACGGCGAATGGCGCCACCTGCGGGCCAACGCCGACCTCGCCATCCGTACCGGCGTCGACCCCGAGCGGGTCGTCATCGCCGAGGACGGCGTCGTCGTCGACCTGGTCGACGGGCGCGCATCCATCACCGGCAAGGTCCCCGCCGGCAACGTCTACGTGGATGGCATGGAGGTCGGCGGCGCCACCGAAGCGTCCCTCAAGGACCGCCTCGCCCTCGCCGCCGAAGGCGTTGTCACGGTGGTGGCGATCGTCGACGCGGACACCGGCGCCCTCGCCGAGGCCCCCGACTTCCTGGCCCGGGGCTTCGTCCACGACGACGCCACCTTCGAGCCGGTCGTCCCCGTCATCGAGATGACCCTGGCCACCGCCGCCGAGGAAGGCGTCGGGGACGCACACCAACTCGAACAACTCGTCGCCCGCGCCGTGGCGAACTGGGCATTCCGCACCCACCGCCGCAAGCCCCTCATCATCCCCGTCATCATCGACGCCTGA
- a CDS encoding NADP-dependent oxidoreductase, whose protein sequence is MRAILFDRFGGTEVLHKADIEVPQPGPGQLRVRVKAAGLNALDGKIRSGALEAVFPTPLPSVPGHELAGVVDALGEGVQDVQVGDEVLGWSDTGSYAEYALATTVAPKPAGLDWQHAVALPVAGETAERVLNLLGVTAGETVLMHGAAGAVGTLAVQLATARGARVIGTAGPANQGYLASLGATAAVYGEGLVERVRALAPDGVDAVFDLAGKGALEDSVTLRGGTERIVTIADFRAHQLGITFANGPQERSAARLATLAQDAATGKLVTTVTAYPLDQAATAQQVSDAGHVRGKLVLTVD, encoded by the coding sequence ATGAGAGCCATCCTGTTCGACCGTTTCGGAGGCACGGAAGTGCTGCACAAGGCGGACATCGAGGTCCCGCAGCCCGGCCCCGGGCAGCTCCGCGTCCGCGTCAAGGCGGCCGGGCTGAACGCGCTGGACGGCAAGATCCGCTCCGGGGCACTGGAGGCCGTGTTCCCCACGCCGCTCCCCTCCGTCCCCGGTCACGAGCTCGCCGGCGTGGTGGACGCCCTGGGTGAGGGCGTGCAGGACGTGCAGGTGGGTGACGAGGTGCTGGGCTGGTCGGACACCGGCTCGTACGCCGAGTACGCGCTGGCCACCACCGTGGCCCCCAAGCCCGCCGGCCTCGACTGGCAGCACGCGGTCGCGCTGCCGGTGGCGGGCGAGACGGCCGAGCGGGTCCTGAACCTGCTGGGCGTCACCGCCGGGGAGACCGTGCTGATGCACGGCGCGGCCGGAGCGGTCGGAACCCTGGCGGTCCAGCTGGCCACGGCCCGCGGAGCGCGTGTCATCGGCACTGCCGGCCCCGCCAACCAGGGCTACCTCGCCTCGCTCGGCGCCACCGCGGCCGTTTACGGCGAGGGCCTGGTCGAGCGGGTCCGGGCGCTCGCCCCCGACGGCGTGGACGCGGTGTTCGATCTGGCCGGGAAGGGAGCCCTCGAGGACTCCGTCACCCTGCGCGGCGGCACCGAGCGCATCGTCACCATCGCCGACTTCCGCGCGCACCAACTCGGCATCACCTTCGCCAACGGTCCCCAGGAACGCTCGGCCGCCCGCCTCGCCACCCTGGCGCAGGACGCCGCGACCGGCAAGCTCGTCACCACCGTCACCGCCTACCCGCTCGACCAGGCCGCCACAGCCCAGCAGGTCAGCGACGCCGGGCATGTCCGGGGCAAGCTCGTCCTCACCGTCGACTGA
- a CDS encoding alkene reductase — translation MLNALWTPTTVGDISLPHRLVMAPMTRDRSTPEGVPTELNAEYYAQRASHALIITEGTQPSADGQGYLLTPGIHNDEQIAGWRKVTDAVHAADGRIFVQLMHTGRISHPDNTPHGRQPVAPSAIRPQGAMFTASGPQEMPTPQALSTQEVGATVDDFRRAAAAAVAAGADGVEIHGANGYLVHQFLSDSTNQRTDRYGGSLEGRIRFAVEVAAAVADEIGAERTGLRISPGNPYNDMAESDTAELYPALLRALSPLDLAYLHVMHAGDEELLGTLRELWPTTLILNRAGADLPTRARDVDHGTADLVSVGALALANPDLVERLRSDAPLNTPDPATFYGGGVAGYTDYPTYTA, via the coding sequence ATGCTGAACGCCCTGTGGACACCGACCACCGTCGGTGACATCTCCCTCCCGCACCGCCTGGTCATGGCCCCCATGACCCGTGACCGCTCCACCCCGGAAGGCGTACCGACCGAGCTGAACGCCGAGTACTACGCCCAGCGGGCCTCGCACGCGCTCATCATCACCGAGGGCACCCAGCCCTCTGCCGATGGCCAGGGCTATCTCCTCACTCCCGGCATCCACAATGACGAGCAGATCGCCGGGTGGCGCAAGGTCACGGACGCCGTGCACGCGGCCGACGGCCGGATATTCGTCCAGCTGATGCACACCGGACGCATCTCGCACCCCGACAACACCCCCCACGGGCGCCAGCCGGTCGCCCCTTCGGCGATCCGGCCGCAGGGCGCGATGTTCACCGCGTCCGGGCCCCAGGAGATGCCGACGCCCCAGGCTCTCTCGACGCAGGAGGTCGGGGCGACCGTCGACGACTTCCGCCGCGCCGCAGCGGCCGCGGTCGCCGCAGGCGCCGACGGCGTGGAGATCCACGGCGCCAACGGCTATCTGGTGCACCAGTTCCTGTCCGACAGCACCAACCAGCGCACCGACCGCTACGGCGGTTCCCTCGAGGGCCGCATCCGCTTCGCCGTCGAGGTAGCCGCTGCCGTGGCCGACGAGATCGGCGCCGAACGCACCGGCCTGCGCATCTCCCCCGGCAATCCGTACAACGACATGGCCGAGTCCGACACCGCCGAGCTGTATCCGGCGCTCCTGCGCGCCCTCAGCCCGCTCGATCTGGCCTACCTCCACGTGATGCACGCGGGCGACGAGGAATTGCTGGGCACCCTGCGTGAGCTGTGGCCGACCACGCTGATCCTCAACCGGGCCGGCGCCGACCTGCCCACCCGCGCCCGGGACGTCGACCACGGCACGGCCGACCTCGTCTCCGTCGGCGCCCTCGCGCTGGCCAACCCGGACCTCGTCGAGCGGCTACGCTCTGACGCGCCGCTGAACACCCCCGACCCGGCGACCTTCTACGGCGGCGGAGTGGCCGGCTACACCGACTACCCCACCTACACCGCCTGA
- a CDS encoding MarR family winged helix-turn-helix transcriptional regulator, which yields MSVPTPRIPSTADEGPMSYAIFQLARAHRARAAAMLREMDLHPGQELLLMQLLDRDGQTQSELLESVGLDHSTVSKSLRRMQDAGLLVREPAEHDRRVMVVHLTDKGRAMREPLAAMWRALEETSALNLSAQQAESFVRTAYVIADAINNRSLPQEESE from the coding sequence ATGTCCGTCCCCACACCCCGCATCCCCAGCACGGCCGACGAGGGGCCGATGAGCTACGCGATCTTCCAGCTCGCCCGCGCTCACCGCGCCCGCGCCGCCGCCATGCTCCGCGAGATGGACCTGCATCCCGGACAGGAACTGCTGCTGATGCAACTGCTGGACCGGGACGGCCAGACCCAGTCCGAGCTACTCGAAAGCGTCGGCCTGGACCACTCCACGGTCTCGAAGTCCCTGCGCCGCATGCAGGACGCCGGCCTGCTCGTCCGTGAGCCGGCCGAACACGACCGGCGCGTCATGGTCGTCCACCTCACGGACAAGGGCCGTGCCATGCGAGAGCCCCTGGCAGCCATGTGGCGGGCCCTGGAGGAGACCTCCGCGCTGAACCTGTCGGCGCAGCAGGCGGAATCCTTCGTCCGCACCGCCTACGTAATCGCCGACGCGATCAACAACCGCTCTCTTCCGCAGGAGGAGTCCGAGTAA
- a CDS encoding putative T7SS-secreted protein translates to MGIGDFISDVTPDSVENAIEDGVEWAGNRVEDAGNWTADRLQDVGWESGADWVREQSRSVANRMGAEVDELDLGQTEDKTKLIYGSPSKVTATADKLRAFQTAFDDAGDGLKGLDSSRLKGETAEALRTAVSTQPPKWYAAADACAKALGALDAFAGTITWAQAQAQTAIDKWKEGVKASEDAAEAHRKKVDGYNAAVDRYNAQPADKRDPASLPPRPAATFEDPGKKLMQEAQDILAEARKQRNSAAETARTAVRAARDMAPQKPSYAEQLAGGFQEFQVMGDHVGGGIIKGTAGILNFVRSVNPVDPYNITHPAEYATSLNSLAAGLIVAANDPVGTGKQMVSDFMKDPAEGFGRLIPDLALTAATGGGGAAVKGIRIAEEAADAARARKLVDDAPDGTHNRPDGERTTDGTDPVDLASGRMFLPQTDVELPGILPLVFTRRTESGCAVGRFLGPSWTSTVDERLEVDAVGVVHVTADGLLIPYPHPVPGAPTTPSTGRARTLLARDADGDYTVTDPDSGLTFHFTAPPGSEPGGDGVAWLSGITERNGHTITVDRGEDGLPLALAHSAGHQVKLSLADGLVTALSLAGAGEGGADLPLMNYGYQDGNLTTVTKPSGATTTFVYDDRRRVIAWIDSNNSRYDYIYDDHDRVIAEGGEAGHVQITLTYTEPDPETGHRTTVLTTADGHSTRHLIDQRCRVIATTDPLGHTTRYAYDTHGNLLTRTDPLGRTTTHTYDDNDRLSVITRPDGSQVRVTYGPLGLPVEISEPDGARRTQEFDERGNRIAVTDPVGHTTRYTCDGAGRTTSVTDVLGATTVVRCDAAGRPVEVIDPAGGTAHLERDALGRVVRITDPAGGVTRFVWDVDGRLTRRVEPGGATTSWTYDGEGNCLTHTDSVGGVTSFEYTHFDLLAARTYPDGARYEFEHDAALRLTRVTAPHGLHWSYTYDAAGRLTAETDFDGRTLLYRRDPAGQLTARVDALGGVISLTHDPMGRLVRKDVGGQVTEYAYDMAGRLVHASAPDTELIRRYDRCGRLKTELVDGRATTYAYDALGRRSQRMTPTGHVTAYAYDEAGRLGHLTTGGHNITYVYDATGRELSRAFGDFFAVHSTWDEAGRLAGQHLTTHGRTLNSRAYSYRADGHLLELADQLSGTRTFDLDPAGRVISVTADGWSERYAYDRSGNQTEAFWPASHPGHEATGSRTYMGTALTHAGNVRYEHDTLGRVTLRRRTRLSRKADTWRYTWDIEGRLTSVVTPDGTRWRYRYDPLGRRTAKQRLASDGETVVEEVQFSWDGAALCEETTVSEDMLHPVALTWDHHGLAPVAQTERILSSDTPQKEIDRRFFAIATDLVGAPTELVDENGDIAWRTRSTLWGTTAWTNASTAYSPLRFPGQYYDPETGLHYNVFRHYDPATARYLSTDPLGLECAPNPTAYVVNPHVWADPLGLSPYPSRVEGGGWDVRGHNPLDIVPDGADMRVLKPDPHGGAQKGVEYKWEDPETGNMVRLRVHDKDGTAPVGSNAANGDIYRISIGGKYQDDAGNLYHRQVHNPNSPHYNPDAAHATHIPWPAQFPLPY, encoded by the coding sequence GTGGGTATAGGCGACTTCATCAGTGACGTCACGCCCGACTCGGTCGAGAACGCGATCGAGGACGGCGTCGAATGGGCCGGCAACCGGGTCGAGGACGCCGGGAACTGGACCGCCGACCGGCTGCAGGACGTCGGCTGGGAGTCCGGTGCCGACTGGGTGCGCGAGCAGTCCCGTTCGGTCGCCAACCGCATGGGCGCCGAGGTCGACGAGCTGGACCTCGGGCAGACCGAGGACAAGACCAAGCTGATCTACGGCAGTCCGAGCAAGGTCACCGCCACCGCCGACAAGCTCCGGGCCTTTCAGACGGCCTTCGACGACGCGGGTGATGGTCTCAAGGGCCTGGACTCCTCCCGGCTCAAGGGCGAGACGGCCGAAGCGCTGCGCACCGCGGTGAGCACCCAGCCGCCGAAGTGGTACGCCGCCGCCGACGCCTGTGCGAAGGCGCTCGGTGCGCTCGACGCGTTCGCCGGCACGATCACCTGGGCGCAGGCACAGGCGCAGACGGCGATCGACAAGTGGAAGGAGGGTGTCAAGGCCTCCGAGGACGCCGCGGAGGCCCACCGCAAGAAGGTCGACGGTTACAACGCCGCCGTCGACCGCTACAACGCCCAGCCCGCCGACAAGCGTGATCCGGCCTCGCTCCCGCCCAGGCCCGCGGCGACGTTCGAGGACCCCGGCAAGAAGCTGATGCAGGAGGCGCAGGACATCCTCGCCGAGGCCCGCAAGCAGCGGAACTCGGCGGCGGAGACGGCTCGCACCGCGGTCCGCGCCGCCCGCGACATGGCTCCGCAGAAGCCCTCTTATGCCGAGCAACTGGCCGGTGGGTTCCAGGAGTTCCAGGTCATGGGCGACCATGTCGGGGGCGGCATCATCAAGGGCACGGCGGGCATCCTCAACTTCGTCCGCAGCGTCAACCCCGTCGACCCGTACAACATCACGCATCCGGCCGAGTACGCCACATCCCTCAACAGCCTGGCCGCCGGGCTGATCGTCGCCGCCAACGACCCGGTCGGCACCGGCAAGCAGATGGTCAGCGACTTCATGAAGGACCCGGCCGAGGGCTTCGGCAGGCTGATACCCGACCTGGCGCTGACCGCCGCCACCGGTGGCGGCGGCGCCGCGGTGAAGGGCATCCGCATCGCCGAGGAGGCCGCCGACGCCGCACGGGCGCGCAAGCTGGTCGACGACGCCCCCGACGGTACCCACAACCGCCCCGACGGCGAGCGCACCACCGACGGCACCGACCCGGTGGACCTCGCCTCGGGCCGGATGTTCCTGCCCCAGACCGATGTCGAACTGCCCGGCATCCTGCCCCTGGTCTTCACTCGCCGCACCGAGTCCGGCTGCGCGGTCGGCCGCTTCCTGGGTCCCTCCTGGACCTCCACCGTCGACGAACGACTGGAGGTCGATGCGGTCGGCGTCGTCCACGTCACCGCCGACGGCCTCCTGATCCCGTACCCGCACCCGGTCCCCGGCGCCCCCACCACTCCGTCAACGGGCAGAGCCCGCACCCTGCTGGCCCGCGACGCCGACGGCGACTACACCGTCACCGACCCCGACAGTGGCCTGACCTTCCACTTCACCGCCCCGCCCGGCAGCGAACCGGGGGGCGACGGCGTCGCATGGCTGTCGGGCATCACCGAACGCAACGGCCACACCATCACCGTCGACCGCGGCGAGGACGGCCTGCCGCTGGCCCTGGCCCACTCGGCCGGCCACCAGGTGAAGCTGTCCCTCGCCGACGGCCTGGTCACCGCCCTGTCCCTGGCCGGCGCGGGCGAGGGCGGCGCGGACCTGCCCCTGATGAACTACGGCTATCAGGACGGCAACCTCACCACCGTCACCAAACCCTCCGGCGCCACCACCACCTTCGTCTACGACGACCGCCGCCGCGTCATCGCCTGGATCGACTCCAACAACAGCCGCTACGACTACATCTACGACGACCACGACCGCGTCATCGCCGAAGGCGGCGAAGCAGGCCACGTCCAGATCACCCTGACCTACACCGAACCCGACCCAGAAACCGGCCACCGCACGACGGTCCTGACGACCGCCGACGGACACAGCACCCGCCACCTCATCGACCAGCGCTGCCGGGTGATCGCCACCACCGACCCCCTCGGCCACACCACCCGCTACGCCTACGACACCCACGGCAACCTGCTCACCCGCACCGACCCACTCGGACGCACCACCACCCACACCTACGACGACAACGACCGACTCTCCGTGATCACCCGGCCCGATGGCAGCCAAGTCCGTGTCACATACGGTCCGCTCGGGCTGCCGGTGGAGATCAGCGAGCCGGACGGTGCCCGTCGTACGCAGGAGTTCGACGAGCGCGGCAACCGGATCGCGGTCACCGATCCAGTGGGACATACCACCCGCTACACCTGTGACGGCGCCGGCCGTACGACCTCCGTCACCGATGTCCTCGGCGCAACCACCGTGGTCCGCTGCGACGCCGCCGGTCGCCCGGTTGAGGTCATCGATCCGGCCGGCGGCACCGCCCACCTGGAACGCGACGCCCTGGGCAGAGTCGTGCGGATCACCGACCCGGCCGGCGGAGTCACCCGCTTCGTGTGGGACGTTGACGGCAGGCTCACCCGACGTGTCGAGCCGGGCGGTGCCACTACGTCGTGGACGTACGACGGCGAGGGCAACTGCCTCACCCACACCGACTCGGTCGGCGGGGTGACAAGCTTCGAATACACGCACTTCGACCTGCTCGCTGCCCGTACCTACCCGGACGGCGCCCGCTACGAGTTCGAGCACGACGCCGCCCTGCGTCTCACCAGGGTCACCGCCCCGCACGGCCTCCACTGGAGCTACACCTACGACGCGGCGGGACGCCTGACCGCCGAAACCGACTTCGACGGCCGTACTCTCCTCTACCGTCGCGACCCGGCGGGACAGTTGACGGCACGTGTCGACGCTCTCGGCGGCGTCATCTCCCTCACTCACGACCCCATGGGCCGGTTGGTCCGCAAGGACGTCGGAGGCCAGGTCACCGAGTACGCCTACGACATGGCAGGTCGGCTCGTTCACGCATCCGCTCCGGACACTGAACTGATACGCCGCTACGACCGCTGCGGCCGACTCAAGACCGAACTCGTCGACGGCCGCGCCACCACGTACGCGTACGACGCGCTCGGCCGCCGGTCACAACGCATGACCCCCACCGGCCACGTCACCGCGTACGCCTACGACGAGGCCGGCCGCCTCGGTCACCTCACCACCGGTGGCCACAACATCACCTATGTCTACGACGCCACGGGCCGTGAATTGTCCCGCGCCTTCGGTGACTTCTTCGCGGTGCACTCCACCTGGGACGAGGCGGGGCGGCTGGCCGGCCAGCACCTGACCACGCACGGCCGCACCCTCAACAGCCGGGCGTACTCCTACCGCGCCGACGGCCACCTCCTCGAGCTCGCCGATCAACTCTCGGGCACGCGCACCTTCGACCTCGACCCGGCCGGCCGCGTCATCTCCGTGACCGCTGACGGCTGGAGCGAGCGGTACGCCTACGACAGGAGCGGCAACCAGACCGAGGCGTTCTGGCCGGCTTCCCACCCGGGTCACGAGGCCACCGGTTCCCGGACGTACATGGGCACTGCCCTCACCCACGCCGGCAACGTCCGTTATGAACACGACACTCTCGGTCGCGTGACGCTGCGCCGGCGGACCCGCCTGTCCCGCAAGGCGGACACCTGGCGCTACACGTGGGACATCGAGGGACGCTTGACCTCCGTCGTCACCCCCGACGGGACGCGGTGGCGGTACCGATACGACCCGCTGGGCCGCCGCACCGCCAAGCAGCGCCTCGCCTCCGACGGCGAAACGGTCGTCGAGGAAGTCCAGTTCAGCTGGGACGGTGCGGCTCTGTGCGAAGAGACCACGGTGTCTGAGGACATGCTCCATCCGGTGGCCCTCACATGGGACCACCACGGCTTGGCACCGGTGGCCCAGACCGAGCGTATCCTCTCCTCGGACACCCCGCAGAAGGAGATCGACCGCCGCTTCTTCGCCATCGCCACCGACCTCGTCGGCGCTCCCACCGAACTGGTCGACGAGAACGGTGACATAGCCTGGCGCACCCGGAGCACGCTGTGGGGCACCACCGCATGGACGAACGCCAGCACTGCCTATTCCCCGCTCCGGTTCCCCGGCCAGTACTACGATCCGGAGACCGGCCTCCACTACAACGTCTTTCGCCACTACGATCCCGCGACGGCCCGTTATCTCAGCACGGATCCACTGGGTCTGGAATGCGCTCCCAATCCGACCGCGTATGTGGTCAACCCACATGTATGGGCCGACCCGCTGGGTCTGTCTCCCTATCCTTCCCGCGTCGAAGGGGGTGGCTGGGATGTGCGCGGTCACAACCCGCTCGACATCGTTCCCGACGGTGCCGATATGCGAGTACTTAAGCCCGACCCTCATGGTGGTGCGCAGAAGGGGGTGGAATACAAGTGGGAAGACCCCGAGACGGGCAATATGGTTCGCCTTCGGGTGCACGACAAGGACGGAACCGCCCCCGTGGGCTCCAACGCGGCAAACGGGGATATCTACCGCATATCGATCGGCGGGAAATACCAAGATGACGCGGGGAACCTGTATCACCGACAGGTCCACAACCCGAACAGTCCCCACTACAATCCGGACGCGGCCCATGCCACACACATCCCCTGGCCGGCTCAGTTTCCACTTCCGTACTAG
- a CDS encoding barstar family protein — MSNATWWERNEEEVCVVPTDSSLSVARALPPTGLIYSARMRGQEMHDSDGVFTQFYEALRLPDYFGWNWNALRDCLTDLHWINAKHFLLTIDDADVALSESTEEREILFRALNDAFKFWAGKPELPGQEKITFQAVLLCPPDVHEEVLREIRAY, encoded by the coding sequence ATGAGCAACGCCACCTGGTGGGAACGTAACGAGGAAGAAGTCTGTGTCGTCCCGACCGACTCCTCGCTCTCCGTTGCACGCGCCCTGCCTCCCACCGGATTGATCTACTCGGCCCGGATGCGAGGACAGGAAATGCACGACTCCGACGGGGTGTTCACTCAGTTCTACGAGGCACTGCGCCTCCCGGACTACTTCGGCTGGAACTGGAACGCATTGCGGGACTGCCTGACCGATCTACACTGGATCAACGCCAAGCATTTCCTCCTTACCATCGATGACGCCGACGTCGCGCTTTCCGAAAGCACCGAAGAACGTGAAATCCTCTTCCGTGCCCTGAACGACGCCTTTAAGTTCTGGGCGGGAAAGCCCGAGCTTCCAGGCCAGGAGAAGATCACTTTTCAGGCCGTACTGCTGTGCCCGCCCGACGTCCATGAGGAGGTACTCCGCGAAATCAGGGCCTACTGA